GTGCCTGGAGTAGGTTTCGTGCAAGTTGGCGGCCTGACGTCTCAACCGGGGCAGATCGGCGACGCCGACCCGGAACTCGGTCTTGACCGAGCGCCGCGTGCGCCGCAGGAGGATCAGCAGGTTGATGCACCGTTCGTAAAGGACAACCGACAGGACGACCAGAACCACCATGACGGGTCCTCCCTGGTAGAGGAGTTCAACGATCGCACTCATCGGTCGTCCGCCTCCCCTCGTTCAGAATTCGTTCTGTTTTCCTCCGCCGCGGTCACAAACTCCACGGCATACTGTTCCAGAAGCGCCAAATTCTTCTGCATGCGATGGCTCAGGTAACCGTGGAGCACGAGGGTCGGGATGGCGACGATCAGACCAAGCTCGGTCGTGATCAGGGCCTCGGAGATGCCACTGGAAAGCTTACCGGCGTCTCCGGTTCCATAAATGGTGATGAGCGTAAACGTCTTCACCATTCCGACCACCGTACCCAGAAGTCCGAGCAAGGGCGCCGCTGCCGCGATGACCGCAAGGAGCGGCAATCGGCGCTCGTGGTCGATGCGTTGCCGCAGGATGAAGGCCGAAAGGTGCTCCTCCAGCAGCGCCTTGGGCTTCTCCACATGGCGCAGACCCGACTCAAAAAGCTCGCGCGTGGTGGCTCGCAGGGATCCGACCGTATTCGCGATCTCCACCTTGCCCACCCCGGACGCCAATGCGTCCAGGACCCCCCTGACGACCCTCGGGGCATCGACTGAAAGCCGCCGGAGATCGGTCAGTTTGACGAATGCCGTGACCAGCGCAAAGAGGCCAAGTCCCATGATGACATAGCCGACAACCCCACCTTTCCTCAGGTGGCCGAGCAGGGATTCTTCGGACGCCTTCAAGGGCAGCGCCTTGCCTCCGGAGGCGTCGGCCGGCATCGTTCCGCGTTCGCCCTGGAAAAGGGCCCGGACGTTTTCCCGGTTCCATTCGGGCAGGCGGAAGACGGTCGGAATCGGTGCTCCTTCGCGAGGCCTTACGGTTCCCGCCCTTTCCAGATCATCCGACGCAAAGAGGACCTCCGGGCCGATAAAGGCATAGGTTCCCTTTCGGACGACATTGTCGTCTTCGGAGATGGCCAGACCGTCCAGCAGATGTCCGCCAATCTGCCGGCGAAGTCGCTCCAATTGCAGCTCCGGAGCCGCCAGAATAGCCGCCGCCCGTTCCAGCTGAGAGGGCCGGGCCAGGGTCTCGAGCAGTTCGTCGATCCGCTCGTCATAGACGTCGGCTTCCCCCGGCAGCAGCGCGGCCTTCATGCCCTCCAGATTCTCCAGACTGATCCTCGAAAGGTAATCCACGTTGCGGACGATGGACTCCCAACTCATCTCCGTTTCCTGGCGACCTTCTTCGGCGCGAGCCGACTCCGCTTCCAACGCCGAGACTTCCGCTTCGAGCGTGACGAGATCCTCTTCTATTTGCCGGATCGAATCCATCAACGGCACACGCTCGTCCTCAATCCGGTGCCTCGTTTCAGCGAGCTCGGCATTGGCCATTTCCAGACGAGCGGTGTAGTCGAGAAGGGCCGCGGCCATTCGATCATTGAGCGAAGACTCGCTCCGGGCACTGACGGTGAGCAAGAGACCCAGAAAGAACACCCGAACGAAGTGTGAACGAATCATGGCTGGTTCAGTTCTCCCTGTCGGGATCGGCCGGATCTGAAACCTGAACCGGGACCGGGACAAAGTCCGGTTTCGCTTTGTCGTGGTAGATGGACATGAGACGCGAGACCGCACCGGCGATGTCCGGCCGCCGCTCCCAGGTCCATCCCGACTCGATGGGAGACCCCAGGTAGCTCACCCCGTCGGCACTGTCGATGGCATAGCCATGACTCAGGCCCCAATAGAGCACACTGACATATCTGGGCTCCTCACCCGGGGCCATGGCAAGAACCTCTTCGGCATAGGTGATCGCGTTGTTGAACTGGCTGCACCGATTGAAGATGGAAGCCACCGATTGCATCCGCTCACCCAGAGTCCGTGAAGAATCCTCAAGACTCTGGTAGGCATACTCGAGCGCGGAGGACAACCTCGGCGGCAAAAAGGCCCGCAACCTCTTGAGCTCCGCAATGACGCCATCAATCGTTCCACCGGCCTCCTCGAGGACCTGCATCGCTTCCTCGTTGCGCCGGCCCATCTCCACGTAGCTTTCCCGCAACCTCGATGAAGTCGCCAGGAGATACTCCCTCCTGTCCTCCAGCGTTCGCGTCCGCCGATTCAGAGCCTCCCGTGTCGACTCGAGAAAGGTCTTCTGCCAACGCCAATCATCCAGCTCACGGACCGTTTCCTTCCGCGTCTGCGCCCAGTCCCGGGCGACTTTCTCGATCGATTCAAGCGAATCCTCACCGTGTCCCAATGAAGCCAGCGTGGCCAGACTGGCGAGACACGTGAGAAAACGAATTCCTTGGATCCGGACAAAATCCATGTGAAGCGCACGACCCTACAGAACAACGGGAAAAATGCCAGTCACAACATTCTTTAGCCGCAGTGCCTGCTGCTGCGCACAACCCGTCCAGCCACCTTTTCCGGCTTGTCCATGCCCGGGAGCCGGAGCCAGCCCACCACCCCATCCGGCAGGCTTGCCTCGTAATTGAATTGCCCGTTCCCGATCTGCCAAGCCACTTCAATCGGACCCTGCGGCGTCATGACTGTTCCGGAGGCATGATCGAGCCCGCAGGCCAGGGGAACGAGCTTCACCGTGGCAAAGCCGCTCTCGGTCGATTCGACTCCCAGGATCACCCGGATGAATTCCAGCACCGGATGGGCACTCCAGGCGTGGCAAAGCGATCGCCAGAAGCTGGTTTCCTCGGCCCAGGTATCAAGACCGAACCGGTTCATGAAACTCCAGGGCTCAAACATCCGCTGAAAATGCT
This sequence is a window from Opitutaceae bacterium. Protein-coding genes within it:
- a CDS encoding MotA/TolQ/ExbB proton channel family protein — protein: MIRSHFVRVFFLGLLLTVSARSESSLNDRMAAALLDYTARLEMANAELAETRHRIEDERVPLMDSIRQIEEDLVTLEAEVSALEAESARAEEGRQETEMSWESIVRNVDYLSRISLENLEGMKAALLPGEADVYDERIDELLETLARPSQLERAAAILAAPELQLERLRRQIGGHLLDGLAISEDDNVVRKGTYAFIGPEVLFASDDLERAGTVRPREGAPIPTVFRLPEWNRENVRALFQGERGTMPADASGGKALPLKASEESLLGHLRKGGVVGYVIMGLGLFALVTAFVKLTDLRRLSVDAPRVVRGVLDALASGVGKVEIANTVGSLRATTRELFESGLRHVEKPKALLEEHLSAFILRQRIDHERRLPLLAVIAAAAPLLGLLGTVVGMVKTFTLITIYGTGDAGKLSSGISEALITTELGLIVAIPTLVLHGYLSHRMQKNLALLEQYAVEFVTAAEENRTNSERGEADDR
- a CDS encoding DUF3450 family protein, giving the protein MDFVRIQGIRFLTCLASLATLASLGHGEDSLESIEKVARDWAQTRKETVRELDDWRWQKTFLESTREALNRRTRTLEDRREYLLATSSRLRESYVEMGRRNEEAMQVLEEAGGTIDGVIAELKRLRAFLPPRLSSALEYAYQSLEDSSRTLGERMQSVASIFNRCSQFNNAITYAEEVLAMAPGEEPRYVSVLYWGLSHGYAIDSADGVSYLGSPIESGWTWERRPDIAGAVSRLMSIYHDKAKPDFVPVPVQVSDPADPDREN